One segment of Salvia splendens isolate huo1 chromosome 20, SspV2, whole genome shotgun sequence DNA contains the following:
- the LOC121782454 gene encoding aspartic proteinase Asp1-like has product MHRELYLKALVLCLLTWIATASFQPQTFTKTVLKSGRGFRSSLIFSLSGNVYPKGYYHVTMNVGQPPKQYFLDIDTGSDLTWLQCDAPCTKCTPAPHSLYKPKRNLITCIDPVCISLHGPGNHKCQSPEEQCDYEVDYADHGSSLGVMVKDSFPLRFTNGTIVAPKLAFGCGYNQEVQDTAHLPYTDGVLGLGLGKSSILAQLRNMGLIQNVVGHCLSRQGGGFLFFGDDFLPNLGIVWTPLLSQSKYYALGPANLQIGGQATNIKGLPIVFDSGSTYTYFSSPAYNALVSLIKGNLNGKQLKDAVEDKSLPICWKGAKPFKSVVDAANHFKPLALSFTNAKNVQLHLAPESYLVVTEQGNVCLGILNGGEVGLENLNVIGDIFLQDKLVIYDNERKQVGWAPANCNKLPNVDRGDLDQRYAAPVFGALRDICPVRLRFWTR; this is encoded by the exons ATGCATAGAGAGTTGTACCTCAAAGCATTGGTGTTGTGCCTTCTCACATGGATTGCAACTGCATCATTCCAGCCTCAAACTTTCACCAAAACCGTATTGAAATCCGGCAGAGGCTTCCGCTCCTCTCTGATTTTCTCCCTCTCCGGAAATGTTTATCCAAAAGG GTACTACCATGTAACAATGAATGTGGGGCAGCCTCCGAAGCAGTACTTTCTTGATATCGATACTGGCAGCGATCTCACATGGCTTCAGTGCGATGCACCTTGCACGAAATGCACCCCG GCTCCTCACAGTCTTTACAAACCCAAAAGAAACCTCATCACGTGCATCGACCCTGTGTGTATCTCGCTCCACGGCCCGGGGAACCATAAGTGCCAATCACCGGAGGAGCAGTGTGATTACGAGGTGGATTATGCCGACCATGGTTCATCTTTGGGCGTGATGGTTAAGGACTCGTTTCCGCTTAGGTTTACCAATGGCACCATTGTTGCTCCAAAGCTGGCATTTGG ATGTGGATACAACCAAGAAGTTCAAGACACGGCCCATCTACCTTACACGGATGGAGTCCTCGGACTAGGCCTGGGAAAATCGAGCATCCTAGCTCAGCTACGGAACATGGGTTTGATACAAAACGTCGTAGGTCACTGTCTAAGCCGACAAGGTGGAGGGTTTCTCTTCTTTGGAGATGATTTTCTCCCTAATTTGGGGATTGTTTGGACACCACTATTGAGCCAATC GAAATACTACGCCTTAGGACCAGCCAACCTCCAGATTGGTGGTCAAGCCACTAATATTAAGGGCCTTCCCATAGTTTTCGATAGTGGAAGCACTTACACGTACTTCAGCTCTCCAGCATACAACGCTCTCGTTTCCTTG ATAAAAGGCAACTTAAACGGAAAGCAGCTGAAAGATGCAGTTGAGGATAAAAGCCTTCCCATCTGTTGGAAAGGCGCTAAGCCCTTCAAGTCGGTTGTTGATGCTGCTAACCACTTCAAGCCTTTGGCTCTGAGCTTCACGAATGCCAAAAATGTGCAGCTTCATCTCGCCCCGGAATCTTACCTTGTTGTTACA GAACAAGGCAATGTCTGCTTAGGCATTCTCAACGGTGGAGAGGTCGGGTTAGAAAATCTGAACGTGATCGGAG ATATTTTCCTGCAAGACAAACTGGTGATCTACGACAACGAGAGGAAGCAAGTGGGATGGGCGCCAGCGAACTGTAACAAGCTTCCAAA CGTGGATCGTGGAGATCTTGATCAGCGTTATGCTGCTCCCGTTTTTGGTGCCTTGAGAGATATCTGCCCGGTGAGGCTCAGATTCTGGACGCGTTAG